The region TCCCGCACCGCACTGGCGAACCCCAGCACCGCGGGGACGTCGAGGGTGCCGGAGCGCACCTCGCGCTCCTGGCCGCCGCCGTGCAGCAGCGGCGTGCACCCGACGTCCCGGGACAGCAGCAGCGCGCCGACGCCGTAGGGGCCGCCGACCTTGTGCCCGGTCATCGTCAGCGCCGAGACGCCGGAGGCCGCGAAGTCCACCGGCAACGTCTCGACCGCCTGCACCGCGTCGGTGTGCAGCGGCACCCCGTAGCGGTCGGCGACCGCGGCCAGCTCGGCCATGTCGTTGACCGTGCCGACCTCGTTGTTGGCCCACATCACCGTGACCAGGGCGATCTCGCCGGGCGCCGCGCGCAGCGCCGCCTCCAGCGTCTCGGGCCGCACCCGGCCAAGGGCGTCGACCTCCAGCCAGGTCACCTCGGCCGCCTCGTGCTCGACCAGCCACTCCACGGCATCGAGCACGGCGTGGTGCTCGACGGTGGAGGCCAGGATGCGGCGGCGGGCCGGATCGGCGGCCCGACGGGCCCAGAAGATGCCCTTGACCGCGAGGTTGTCGCTTTCGGTGCCGCCCGCGGTGAACAGCACCTCCGACGGACGCGCGCCCAGCGCGGCGGCCAGCGCCTCGCGGGACTCCTCGACCGCGCGCCGCGCCCGCCTGCCCGAAGTGTGCAGGGAGGAGGCGTTGCCCAGCCGGGCCAACGCCTCGCTCATCACCGCGACCGCCTCCGGTCGCATCGGAGTGGTGGCAGCGTGGTCAAGGTAAGTCATCGCCGTTCCAGGGTAATGCAGGCAGATGGCCGTGCCCGCCGTGGTCCGCAAGCGGAACGCGCTGGTCAGGCCATTTGTTCCCGCCGCGAGCGCAGGACCAGCGGCGCGGCGCAGCACGCGGCGGCCGTGAGCAGCAGGTCCAGCGGGACGACCCCCGCCGCCGGGGATCCCGTGGCCGCGAGCGAGGTCACCAGGACACCGCCGAGCCCCACCATCGCGGCCTGGCCGAGCATGTCGGAGAGTTGCAGCGCCGAGGAGTTGAACCCGCGCTCGTCGGCGGGCGACAGCTCCAGCACCCGCACCGAGGTGCTCGCCATGCCCAGCCCCATGCCCGAGCCCGCGACGAACCACAGCCCGAAGACCAGCCAGTGCGGTCCCCACTCCGGGGCGATCAGCGTGAGTCCGGCCACTCCGGCGCCCACCAGCAGCAGCCCGGTGGCCACCACCGCCTCCCGGCTCAGGGCGCGCTGCCCGCCCTGCCACAGCGCGCCGGCAGACCAGCCGAGCGAACCGACGGTGAGCGGCACGCCCGCCATCGCGGGCGAGTAGTGGTGCACCGTCGACAGCGTCAGCGGCACGAACGCCTGCGCGGTGAAGAAGACCCCGGCCATCAGGCCCCGCGCGAGCACCATCACGGGCAGCCCCGGCCGCGCGATCAGCGTCCCGGCGGGCACCAGCACCCGGATCGACGCCCCGAGCGCGACGACCGCCGCCACGCCGAGGGAGAGCGAGAACAGCGACGGGTTCTGCGCCGACCAGGTCAGCGCCACCACGCCCGCCGACGCACCGAGCGCGGCCAGCGGCAGCCCCTTCCGCCTGGGCGCGGCGCCTTCCTCCGCGCCGGAACCGAAGCGGCGGACCGTCGGCGCGAGCAGCACCGCGCCGAGCAGCACCAGCGGTGCCAGGCCCAGGAAGACCCAACGCCAGCTCAGGTACTCGGTGAGGAAGCCGGCGATCGCGGGCCCGACCAGCGCCGGGACCACCCACGCCGACGAGATCGCCCCGAACGCCTTCGGCCGGTGCTCCTCCGGGTAGGCGCGGGCGATCATCACGTACAGCGCGACGATCTGCGTCCCGCCGCCCAGGCCCTGCAGCACGCGGGCGACCAGCAGCGTCGGCATGTCCTGGGCGACACCGGCGACGACCAGCCCGAGCGCGAAGGTGGGCAGCGCCAGCAGCAGCGGGACCGCCGGGCCCCGGCGGTCGGCCAGGCGGCCGCCGAGCACCGTCCCGATGGCGCTCGCGGCCATGAACACCGTGAAGGGCCAGGAGTAGTAGCGGTGGCCGTCGAGCTCGGCGACGATCGTCGGCAGCGCCGTGCCCAGCCCCATCGCCTCGAACGCGGCGAGGGTGATGATCAGGATCAGGCCGACCGTGAAGTTGCGGCGTTCGGGTGCCCACAGGGCGCTGGTCTTCGCTCTCGTCTCGGTGCTCACCCGCCGAGCCTGCTACTTCGACCCCGGTGGAAGTCCAGCGGTTCGTGGCGAGTCATCCGCATGCCGCAACGCCGGGCCGCCGTCAGGCTGCGCTCCCGGGCGGCTCGCGCACGGGGGCTACCAGGCGCTTGGAACCGTTTCTATTTGTTGCGGCACAACAGATCCGGCCCGCGACCGGCGTCGGCGGTCGCGGGCCGGGTGCGGGGTGTCAGGCCGCTACGGGTTGCGCGACCGGTTCGGGAGGGGCGTGCGCCGTGGTCACGCCCGAGACGGCGGTTTCGGCCAGGCGGGCGAGTTCGCGGCGGTCGGTGATCCGCGTGGCGTCCAGCTCCGGCAGCAGCGACAGCTCGACCACCAGGCCGCGCAACCGTGCGACCGCGAGCACCGACTCGAGCAGGGTGGCCTCCCCGACGAAAGCCGCCGCCGTGGTCGGCTCTCCGCCGGAGGTGTGGAAGCGCAGCGCCATCGGCCGCACCACCGCTCCGGCGTCGACCGCCGCCTGGAACACCGCGGGCCGGTACCTGCCCGACGACCGCCCGCACCACGTGGTGCCCTCGGGGAACGCGCCGACGACCGCGTTCTCCCGCAACGCGTCCGCGATGGTGCGGACCGCGTCGGGCAGCGTGGCGAGGCGGTCGCGGTCGATGTAGAGGGTGCCCGCCCGGCCGGCGAGCGGGCCGATCACCGGCCACGTCCGGACCTCGGTCTTGGCCAGCAGCCGCATCGGGCACACCGCCTGCATGGCCACCACGTCGAGCCACGAGACGTGGTTGCTGACCACCAGCCCGCCACCCGCGCCGTGCTCGCCGCGCACGACGAGCCGGACGCCGAAAGCCCGCAGCAGCGCGCGGAACCACTCCCGGACCAGCCGCCGCCTGGCGGGGCCGGGGAGCACGGAGATCACCACCGCGATGCCGATTCCGCCCACGAGCACGCACAGCGCGTGGCCGAGGCGCAGCGCGACGCGCGGCGGCGCGACCCGGCTCGGCCGCTGCGGGAGGCAGCCCGGCCCGCACGGCGAGGTCGGCATCCAGGGGTGCGTCATGCCGCCGCGCCCAGGAAGAACCGCAGGTAGCGCTGGTCGACGGCCTTGAGGTCGAGCAGCACGAAGAAGTCGGCGACCCCGAAGTCCGGGTCGTGCGCGGGCCTTCCGCACACCCACGCGCCCAGCCGGAGGTAGCCCTTCAGCAGCGGCGGCAGCGGACCGCGGCCGGTGCGCTTGACCGGCTCCGGGTTCCACGGCTGGTACGGGTGCACCCGGTACTCCTCCGGCGCGAAGTGCTTGGCCGACACCTCGTCCCACACCCGCGCGGCCATCGGGCCGCCGTCCTCCAGCGGCACCGAGGCGCAGCCGGCCAGCCAGGAGTGCCCGTACAGCAGCATGTACCGGGCGATGCCCGCCCAGACGAGGCTGACGACCCCTCCGCTGCGGTGGTCGCGGTGCACGCAGGAACGGCCGGTCTCCACCAGAGCCGGGCGCAGCGCGTGCAACGCGGAAAGGTCGAACTCGGTCTCCGAATACAGCTTCCCGGCGGCCTGCGCGCGTTCCGGCGGCAGCATCCGGTAGGTGCCGACGATCTCCCCGGTGCGGTCGTCGCGCACGATCAGGTGATCGCAGAAGTCGTCGAAGGCGTCGCTGTCGACGCCGGGCCGGTCCCCGGTGACGGTGGCGCCCATCTCCTCGGCGAACACCTGGTAGCGCAGGCGCTGCGCGGCCCGCACCTCGTCGGTGTCGCGGGCGACGAGAAGCGAGTAGTGGGCGTCGTCGGCCGAAGGGGCCGTCCCCGTGGGCGCGGTGCTGACAAGCACTTGCGACTCG is a window of Saccharopolyspora erythraea NRRL 2338 DNA encoding:
- a CDS encoding cysteine desulfurase family protein, giving the protein MTYLDHAATTPMRPEAVAVMSEALARLGNASSLHTSGRRARRAVEESREALAAALGARPSEVLFTAGGTESDNLAVKGIFWARRAADPARRRILASTVEHHAVLDAVEWLVEHEAAEVTWLEVDALGRVRPETLEAALRAAPGEIALVTVMWANNEVGTVNDMAELAAVADRYGVPLHTDAVQAVETLPVDFAASGVSALTMTGHKVGGPYGVGALLLSRDVGCTPLLHGGGQEREVRSGTLDVPAVLGFASAVREAVESRTSHGPELTALRDDLVRGVREVVPDAVLNGDPGDGAVGGGPSRLPGNAHFTFPGCEGDSLLMLLDAKGIECSTGSACTAGVAEPSHVLLAMGAEPKAARGSLRFSLGHNSTVADVKALTEAIGPVVQRARGAGTAGLRRTSVRASAPTEV
- a CDS encoding MFS transporter, with translation MSTETRAKTSALWAPERRNFTVGLILIITLAAFEAMGLGTALPTIVAELDGHRYYSWPFTVFMAASAIGTVLGGRLADRRGPAVPLLLALPTFALGLVVAGVAQDMPTLLVARVLQGLGGGTQIVALYVMIARAYPEEHRPKAFGAISSAWVVPALVGPAIAGFLTEYLSWRWVFLGLAPLVLLGAVLLAPTVRRFGSGAEEGAAPRRKGLPLAALGASAGVVALTWSAQNPSLFSLSLGVAAVVALGASIRVLVPAGTLIARPGLPVMVLARGLMAGVFFTAQAFVPLTLSTVHHYSPAMAGVPLTVGSLGWSAGALWQGGQRALSREAVVATGLLLVGAGVAGLTLIAPEWGPHWLVFGLWFVAGSGMGLGMASTSVRVLELSPADERGFNSSALQLSDMLGQAAMVGLGGVLVTSLAATGSPAAGVVPLDLLLTAAACCAAPLVLRSRREQMA
- a CDS encoding lysophospholipid acyltransferase family protein, which produces MPTSPCGPGCLPQRPSRVAPPRVALRLGHALCVLVGGIGIAVVISVLPGPARRRLVREWFRALLRAFGVRLVVRGEHGAGGGLVVSNHVSWLDVVAMQAVCPMRLLAKTEVRTWPVIGPLAGRAGTLYIDRDRLATLPDAVRTIADALRENAVVGAFPEGTTWCGRSSGRYRPAVFQAAVDAGAVVRPMALRFHTSGGEPTTAAAFVGEATLLESVLAVARLRGLVVELSLLPELDATRITDRRELARLAETAVSGVTTAHAPPEPVAQPVAA
- a CDS encoding GNAT family N-acetyltransferase; translated protein: MSESQVLVSTAPTGTAPSADDAHYSLLVARDTDEVRAAQRLRYQVFAEEMGATVTGDRPGVDSDAFDDFCDHLIVRDDRTGEIVGTYRMLPPERAQAAGKLYSETEFDLSALHALRPALVETGRSCVHRDHRSGGVVSLVWAGIARYMLLYGHSWLAGCASVPLEDGGPMAARVWDEVSAKHFAPEEYRVHPYQPWNPEPVKRTGRGPLPPLLKGYLRLGAWVCGRPAHDPDFGVADFFVLLDLKAVDQRYLRFFLGAAA